The DNA segment TATCAGGGACAGAACCTTCTTCATTTTATCCCCCTCCAAACAGATGGCAGATTTCTCTGAGGTTAAAAGAAGTTAAAACTCTTTCGAGTTACCGGAGTTACAAAGTATACCCCATTTGAGTCGGAAGGTGTTGTCTGAAGCGGTGGCATTTAGCCCGATGTGGTGTTTGTGGCCCAAGAAAAGATGCCCCATAAAAGCAAAGCTTAAAGGCCACGCCATCCACCACGCTGGAGGGGGACATCATGATAATAGCCTTCGACTTCGATGGGACACTGGCCGACACATACTCGTGCATAGAGGAGGCATTTGTGAAAGCTTTGGAGAGACGCTGTCCATGGCTGCCCTTCAAGGGGCTCTGGGCCAAGTTGCTCACCAAAATTGAGAACTACTTTGAGAGGCCGACCTTTGGAAGCCATAAGAAGAAGTCAAAGCCCCCCTTCTTCCTGAGGACTCAGTTCTTTGAGACCTGGTTTGAGGAGAGAGCAAAGCTAACCAAACCACTCGATGATGCCCCCGAACTTCTCAAACGGCTCAAAGGGGAGGGCCACATAGTAATTTCCTTCTCGGCCGAGGACTTCATAGACGGTATGAAGGTTAGAAGGCTTAAGGAGATGGGCATCTACGACCTTTTCGACGACGTTATAGTTTTCGGACGCGAGATGACGATAGACGAGGCCTTCAGGAAGGTTCGGGAGAGGTACGGGGACGAGATATTTGTATGGGTTGACGACAAGCCCTGGCGATTCATAGGGCACGGCGACGAAAACACCGAATACGTCTGGTACTACTTCCCCTTCAGTGCCAAGTTCGTTGAGAAGAACCGCGAGAGGCTAGCCTTAATACCGCACCTCCATGTGATACGCGACCTGTGGAGCATATTCGACGTGATAGAGAGAATAAGACAGGAACGCTCACCCTGAGTCCGCGTTGGTGTACTCAAGCGTGTCCTCAATGAACTCGTCGTATGTCTCGCCATCCACCTCTTCAAGCTCTACCGTAAACTCCCTACCCAGCGCCCACCTTATGGCTACTTCTCCCCTGTCCGTTTCGGCCACTATCAGGCCGAAGGGCAGGTCGCCGGCCCAGTGATGTTTTGAAAACCCAATGGAAAAACCCCGCTTTTCAAGCTCTCCGAGTACGAGCTGATAAGTTTTAGCCGGCCCGTGAGGACTCCTTGCAAAACCAATATAGGGCATTCTTACTCACCACTGTCCACTTAATGGACAGATTTAAAACCTTTTCGGTTGTCCTAACAAAGTTTAAAAGCCGGAGGTCGAACTCCAACACATGAGGCCCACACCGCTTCCGGGAAAGGCACTGAAACTCGGAAATACCCTGGTCATAGCCGACCTTCATCTGGGCTACGAGGTCAGCATGGCAAGGGAGGGCTTTTATCTTCCCCGGGTGTTCAGAGAGGTCGTTGGGAGGCTGAAATCTCTCATAGAGCGAGAAAAACCGAGGGTTCTTGTTGTGGACGGCGATCTGAAGCACTCCTTTGTGCCCGAATGGAGGGAGAGAGAAGAGCTGAAGGCGTTCGTTGGGGAGGTACTGCCTCTGGTAAGTGAACTTGTCTTGGTGAGAGGAAACCACGACGTCGGAACTCTCTGGCTCAGGGAACTGGGTGTTGAGGTCGTTGATGAACTTGAATTGGGAAGTTGGAAGCTAGTCCACGGCCATAAACTCGTCGAGGGGGAGCGCTTCATCATAGGGCATGAACACCCGGCAATACGGCTCCGGGATGAGGTGGGGGCGCTGGTTAAGGTTCCCACCTTTCTGATGGGTGAGGAGCTTATAGTACTTCCCGCATTCAGCCCCTGGGCGTATGGAAACGATGTGCTCAGGGAGATAGTCTCACCTTTCCTCCGCGAGTATGACCTGTCTGATGCCAAGGTTCTTGTTCCTCTGGAGGACGAACTCCTGGACTTCGGCCGGCTGGGTGATCTGGGCAGGGTTTTGAGTTCACTTTGATGCCAACCTTTTAATACCCGGAGCTGAACTATTCTCGGGTGATGGAATGAGAAAGGAATACCTGGGAATCATCGGTGTGCTGCTCGTTCTCACGGTTCTTGTGTCCGGGTGCATCTCCTCGGGGGGTAACACTCCGACAACAACCACAGCCCAAAACCTACCTTTTACAAAGGATCAGCTTGAAAGCGCAGTTGCAGGAATAAAAAGCTATGAATATGTTATGTACGTTAAAACGTACAACGGAACTAAACTTGTAGCAACGCTCTATTCCAGGGTCTCCTTGGACAGAGAGGCCGGCATGAAATCCTCGATCACCATAGCAAACAAGACTGGAAAGCTGGCCTATGCCCTCTACTACTACACAACTAAAGCTGGCTTTGTAACACTAACCAACAGGAGTGGTCTGATAGACTGGCAGTTCTCGTGCTATGAGAATGGAAATGAACCCAAAGTGAACTCAACCCTTCTTGATAACCTCTGGAAGGACTTTCCCCTTGAAAATACAACGCTCACAACTGAGGGAGACTATTATATCCTCACAGTTAACCACACCCTCTGGAGTGAAGCGAGGAATGAAAAGGACTACAGCGGTACCGTGACAATAAAGCTGACCAAAAACCTCATCCCCGTTGAGATACTCCAGAAGGCATACTACAGGAAAGACAACGAACGCTGGGTTGACGAGATTAAAATAGAGATAACCAGCGTTAATTCGACCTCTGTAAAGCCTCCCCAGCCTCTCGTGGATTACCTGCAAGGTCAGGGACTCGACATAGGGGAGCTTCTTGGCAAATGCTAAACCTTTAAATTTTCAAGCCCCCAATTTTCTTTTGGTGAAGTGACGTATGGACTTCCTAAGCGCAATAGTGTTCTTTGCATACGCTCCCGCTCTGGTGATACTCTGGTACTTCTATCACGCCGATAAGTACGAGCCGGAACCGAGAAAGTACGTGGTAGGGACGTTTATACTCGGGGGGACACTCTCCGTTGGAATCGCCTACATCTTAGAGAGTGTTCTTACCATCGGAGGCATCGTGCAACCGGTTCTTCCGCTGACCGCGTTTTACGTTGCCCTTGTGGCGGGGATCGTTGAGGAGCCCGCCAAGGCGCTGGCAATAAGGTGGCCATTCAAAGCGGGCCAGATGGACGGCATAATGGACGGCCTTGTTTACGGCGTCGCGGCTGGTCTGGGATTTGCAGCAACCGAGAACTTTCTCTACGGCCTGGGATACGGTGTTTCGGT comes from the Thermococcus thioreducens genome and includes:
- a CDS encoding HAD family hydrolase, with translation MIIAFDFDGTLADTYSCIEEAFVKALERRCPWLPFKGLWAKLLTKIENYFERPTFGSHKKKSKPPFFLRTQFFETWFEERAKLTKPLDDAPELLKRLKGEGHIVISFSAEDFIDGMKVRRLKEMGIYDLFDDVIVFGREMTIDEAFRKVRERYGDEIFVWVDDKPWRFIGHGDENTEYVWYYFPFSAKFVEKNRERLALIPHLHVIRDLWSIFDVIERIRQERSP
- a CDS encoding metallophosphoesterase; this encodes MRPTPLPGKALKLGNTLVIADLHLGYEVSMAREGFYLPRVFREVVGRLKSLIEREKPRVLVVDGDLKHSFVPEWREREELKAFVGEVLPLVSELVLVRGNHDVGTLWLRELGVEVVDELELGSWKLVHGHKLVEGERFIIGHEHPAIRLRDEVGALVKVPTFLMGEELIVLPAFSPWAYGNDVLREIVSPFLREYDLSDAKVLVPLEDELLDFGRLGDLGRVLSSL
- a CDS encoding PrsW family intramembrane metalloprotease, with the protein product MDFLSAIVFFAYAPALVILWYFYHADKYEPEPRKYVVGTFILGGTLSVGIAYILESVLTIGGIVQPVLPLTAFYVALVAGIVEEPAKALAIRWPFKAGQMDGIMDGLVYGVAAGLGFAATENFLYGLGYGVSVTIVRAFLTPFAHGAWSAVIGVGYGMKAEGKVTSVRPYFLLAMLLHFIWDYYAFLSREVPAYNIILILLILVNLAILRYFMIMGQAEDVGRLWYYWFKRRDGM